In the Desulfatirhabdium butyrativorans DSM 18734 genome, CCGTAATTCCACATCATCCGGTCGTTGTCGTTTACGGGGCGGATGATTGTTGATGGGTTTCCGGCCGCCACCATGCCGTCCGCAATCACTTGTCGGAGTTTGACGATGGCGCCTTCAGCCACAATCGACCATTCGCCGATTTCGGACCAGATGCTCAGAACGGCGCCCATGCCGATCACCGCAAAATCCCCGATCCGGTTGGCGTGTACGACCGCCCCGTGTCCCAGGGTAACGCTGTTGCCGATGGCGCAGAGATGCTCCGGGGCTGCATGGATGATCACGCCTTCTTCGACGGCGCTACCCGCTCCGATGGCGATGCTGCCGTAATCACCCCGCAAAATGGCCCCGTGCCCCACATAGCACCCGGCTCCGATGGTAACGTCCCCAATGACATGGGCAATGGGGCTGACATAGGCTTCGGGATGAATGTTGGGTTTTCTCCCGTCAAATTCGTAGCGCATGGCGTTTCCCGTCTATTGGACCCGGTCATCGAACATTTCAGGACCGAACATCTCCTCGAAAATTTCCGTTTCCGCAGCCAGGTGGCTTTCGATGGCGCATCGCATCCGCAAGGCACACATGTCGTGGCAGATCGGATCTGTCGGATTGTAATGTCCTGCACACGGAATCTTATCTTCCATCGATATACTGGTTTTGGGCATGGGGGTTTTATCGTGCTTCATCATATTCCTTCGATATTCAGCAATTGCAGCAGGTCTTCATGAATCCTGCCATTGGTCACCAGTATCTGGTCGGATGCCAATGTATAGGGATGATTTGAAAAGTCGGTAATTCTGGCGCCAGCCTCACGGGCAATCACGGTTCCTGCCGCCGTATCCCAGGGCTTGAGGTTCTGCTCCCAGAAACCATCGAAACGGCCACATGCCAGATAACACAGATCTATTGCCGCCGCACCCAGTCTGCGGATGCCTTGTGCTGCCTGCAAGCATCGGCTGAAGCGGGGAACGACCACATCGATCATACGGCGTGCCTGGTAGGGAAACCCCGTGGCCAACAGGCTATCCTGGATCGATGCGGTCGACGAAACGTGAATCGGCTCTCCATTGCGCCAGGCGCCTTCTCCGTAGACAGCGGAAAAGAGCTCGCCGGAGGCCGGGTTCAATACCACGCCAACCACCAATTCCCCTCGATAGCTCACGCCGATCGAAACGGCGAATACCGGAATCTGATGAACGAAGTTGGTGGTGCCATCCAGCGGATCGATGATCCATTGAAAAGTGGCATGCTCTTCCCGGGATGCACCGCTTTCCTCGGCCAGAATGGCATGATCGGGGTGGCGGCTTCGAATCGTTTCAATGATGGCGGCCTCAGAGGATGTGTCTGCTTCGGAGACCAGATCGATCGCACCTTTTTTCCGGACATGGTGGAGATTGCCGAAATGTCGGCGCAGAATTTTTCCACCTCTGTAGGCTGCCCGGACGGCCGTTCTGAGGATCGTATCGAAATCCGGTTGTTGCATCGCCACTCAAAACACCCATTGATTCCCGTTGAATTATAATGGGTTTTTATATAACCTTTGGCTCGGAAGTCAACCTTTTCCTTGATAGGACGGTTCTTGACAATGACCGAACGCCATCGCCAGCCCAACCCGTCAGCCCCGAGCGGCATTCCGCCACTCAGAAAGCAGTTTCCTTTCGTGCTGGGAACCACTTCCTTCATTTTTCCGGAAGACTGGATCGGCAATGCCCGAAAACTGGCGCCGATCGTTGATGAAATCGAAATTCTCGCGTTTGAAAGCGATCCGAAAACAGGACTGCCCGACCAAACGACCGTAGAGGCTTTGAGAAAAATCGGCGAGGCAAACGATGTTTCCTATAATGTGCATCTTCCCACCGATGTCCATATTGGATCGCATGAAAAAGAGAAGTCCGCTTTTGCCGCGGCTCGTATTGTCGAGGCCGTCCGGCGCACCGAAGCGTTGAAACCCAGAAGCTGGACGTTGCATATCGAGGGGCCCGGCGACCTTTATCCTGTGGAAACCTGGATCGAAGACGCTGCGGATGGTCTTTCCCTGCTCTCGAAAGCCGGAATTCGGCTTGAGCGTATCTCGCTGGAAACCCTGGACTATCCGCCGGAGAACCTGATGCCCCTGGTCGATCGCTTCGGAACAGGCATCTGTCTCGATGTGGGCCATTTGTTCTGCCATGGATACGATGCGCCTGCATTTTTTTTCCGCCATCGGAACCGGATCGATTTGCTCCATATTCACGGTGTCCAGGGGAAGCAGGATCATCTTTCCCTGGATTGCCTGAACGATTCACAGGCAGCCGCTCTGCTGAGCATTCTATGGCGGTTTACCGGATGTGTTTCCATCGAGGTGTTCCGGGTGGCCGATCTTGTCCGTTCGCTGAACTGGCTCGAAAAATTCGTAAATATTTCCAAGCAACCATCGTCTTCGGACGAGCTTTAAATCTTTGGAGGTCAGAAATGAAACCCATTCATGTCATGGTAAGCGGTCTTCCCGGAAACATGGCTCATCTTGTAGCAAGCCGTGTGGCCTCAGATGAGCGTTTTTCTCTCGTTCCCTTCTCCCTGACCGGTCCGGAAATCGAAACGGAGCGTGTCGATGTCTGCGGAATCCAGGTAAGGCTGCTCAAACCTGCAGATCGAACCCGGGCGCTCGAAAAGCTTTCGACCTATCGTCCGATGCTGGTGGCGGACTATACCCATCCGAGCGCCGTAAATGAAAATGCGATCTTCTATGCCGAAAATGGCCTGTATTTTGTGATGGGGACCACGGGCGGAGATCGGGACCGGCTGATGGCAACGGTGAAAAACGCATCCATCAGCGCCGTGATCGCACCCAATATGGCCAAGCCCATCGTGGCTTTCCAGGCCATGATGGCGGATGCGGCGGATCGATTCCCGGGCGTTTTCTCAGGATACACGCTTTCCATCACGGAAAGCCACCAGAAAGGCAAGGCCGACACCAGCGGAACCGCAAAAGCCATGGTCGGATATTTCCGGAGAATGGGGGTTGATTTTTCCGAAAAGGATATCCGCATGATACGGGATCCCGAAACTCAGCGCGACAGGCTGGGGGTTCCCGAGCCCTATCTGAGCGGGCATGGCTGGCATACCTACTCCCTCGTGTCGCCGGATGGCACCGTCACGCTTTCCTTTACCCACAACATCAACGGCCGGGAAGTGTACGTAGACGGAACGATGGATGCCCTCGTTTTTCTGTCCACCAAAATGGCCCAGGGGGAAGTCGGCCAGATTTACAGCATGATGGACGTGCTTGGGGGTGCGGCTTAAGACATATTGGATCGCACCGCAACATATTCGGTATAACAGAAATCGAGATGAAAGGAGATCGGCCATGAAGAAGAAAGTGGGCGTTTTGCTGTCAGGTTGCGGGGTATATGACGGTTCGGAAATTCATGAGGCCGTCCTGACACTTCTGTTTCTGGATCGGGCTGGTGCCGAAATCGTCTGCATGGCACCCGACATGGATCAGCCGGATGTCATCAACCATCTGGACATGCAACCGATGGCGGAGAAACGAAACGTTCTGGTCGAATCCGCCCGCATCGCC is a window encoding:
- the dapB gene encoding dihydrodipicolinate reductase, with product MKPIHVMVSGLPGNMAHLVASRVASDERFSLVPFSLTGPEIETERVDVCGIQVRLLKPADRTRALEKLSTYRPMLVADYTHPSAVNENAIFYAENGLYFVMGTTGGDRDRLMATVKNASISAVIAPNMAKPIVAFQAMMADAADRFPGVFSGYTLSITESHQKGKADTSGTAKAMVGYFRRMGVDFSEKDIRMIRDPETQRDRLGVPEPYLSGHGWHTYSLVSPDGTVTLSFTHNINGREVYVDGTMDALVFLSTKMAQGEVGQIYSMMDVLGGAA
- a CDS encoding gamma carbonic anhydrase family protein, with translation MRYEFDGRKPNIHPEAYVSPIAHVIGDVTIGAGCYVGHGAILRGDYGSIAIGAGSAVEEGVIIHAAPEHLCAIGNSVTLGHGAVVHANRIGDFAVIGMGAVLSIWSEIGEWSIVAEGAIVKLRQVIADGMVAAGNPSTIIRPVNDNDRMMWNYGKQLYVDLAKKYLEIGMHPIPEP
- a CDS encoding inositol monophosphatase family protein: MQQPDFDTILRTAVRAAYRGGKILRRHFGNLHHVRKKGAIDLVSEADTSSEAAIIETIRSRHPDHAILAEESGASREEHATFQWIIDPLDGTTNFVHQIPVFAVSIGVSYRGELVVGVVLNPASGELFSAVYGEGAWRNGEPIHVSSTASIQDSLLATGFPYQARRMIDVVVPRFSRCLQAAQGIRRLGAAAIDLCYLACGRFDGFWEQNLKPWDTAAGTVIAREAGARITDFSNHPYTLASDQILVTNGRIHEDLLQLLNIEGI
- the cbiR gene encoding cobamide remodeling phosphodiesterase CbiR, with translation MTERHRQPNPSAPSGIPPLRKQFPFVLGTTSFIFPEDWIGNARKLAPIVDEIEILAFESDPKTGLPDQTTVEALRKIGEANDVSYNVHLPTDVHIGSHEKEKSAFAAARIVEAVRRTEALKPRSWTLHIEGPGDLYPVETWIEDAADGLSLLSKAGIRLERISLETLDYPPENLMPLVDRFGTGICLDVGHLFCHGYDAPAFFFRHRNRIDLLHIHGVQGKQDHLSLDCLNDSQAAALLSILWRFTGCVSIEVFRVADLVRSLNWLEKFVNISKQPSSSDEL